A region from the Pseudonocardia petroleophila genome encodes:
- a CDS encoding type B 50S ribosomal protein L31 encodes MRPDIHPAYGPVVYQDQSTGDRFLTRSTATSRETVVWTDGRTYPLVTIDVTAYSHPFWTGGARVLDAAGQVEKFNRRYGKRR; translated from the coding sequence GTGCGACCGGACATCCACCCCGCCTACGGCCCCGTCGTCTACCAGGACCAGTCCACCGGCGACCGGTTCCTGACCCGGTCCACCGCCACCTCGCGGGAGACCGTGGTCTGGACCGACGGCCGCACCTACCCCCTGGTCACGATCGACGTCACCGCCTACTCGCACCCGTTCTGGACCGGCGGCGCGCGCGTCCTCGACGCCGCGGGCCAGGTCGAGAAGTTCAACCGGCGCTACGGGAAGCGCCGCTAG
- a CDS encoding GntR family transcriptional regulator produces MTGARALDRARPEPLWAQLLTDLRRRLEAGEFADAFPGELGLVGEYGVSRHTVREALRRLRDEGTVVAGRGRTPRLAEPTEIRQPLGALYSLFSSVEAAGLSQRSVVRTLEVRADGVIAARLRLEESTPLVYLERLRMAGTSPLAVDRVWLPERIAAPLLDVDLTHTALYTELAQSCGVTLTGGREDIRAVIPTPAERDLLAVGPDVAAFAIERLGLVGTEAVEWRHTLVRGDRFTVTADFSARGGYRLGLTR; encoded by the coding sequence ATGACCGGAGCGCGTGCACTCGACCGCGCCCGCCCGGAGCCGCTGTGGGCCCAGCTCCTCACCGACCTGCGCCGACGCCTCGAGGCGGGCGAGTTCGCCGACGCCTTCCCCGGCGAGCTGGGCCTCGTGGGCGAGTACGGCGTGAGCCGGCACACCGTGCGCGAGGCGCTGCGCCGGCTCCGCGACGAGGGCACGGTCGTGGCCGGGCGGGGGCGCACGCCGCGGCTGGCCGAGCCGACCGAGATCCGCCAGCCGCTCGGCGCCCTTTACAGCCTGTTCTCCTCCGTCGAGGCGGCCGGGCTGAGCCAGCGCAGCGTCGTGCGGACCCTGGAGGTGCGGGCCGACGGGGTGATCGCGGCGCGGCTGCGGCTGGAGGAGTCGACGCCGCTGGTGTACCTGGAGCGGCTGCGGATGGCGGGGACCTCCCCGCTCGCCGTCGACCGCGTCTGGCTCCCGGAGCGCATCGCCGCCCCCCTGCTCGACGTGGACCTCACCCACACCGCGCTCTACACCGAGCTGGCGCAGTCCTGCGGGGTCACGCTCACCGGCGGCCGCGAGGACATCCGGGCGGTGATCCCGACGCCCGCCGAGCGCGACCTTCTCGCCGTCGGCCCGGACGTCGCCGCGTTCGCGATCGAGCGCCTCGGGCTCGTCGGGACGGAGGCGGTGGAGTGGCGGCACACGCTGGTGCGCGGAGACCGGTTCACCGTCACGGCCGACTTCTCCGCCCGCGGCGGGTACCGCCTCGGCCTCACCCGCTGA
- the bluB gene encoding 5,6-dimethylbenzimidazole synthase: protein MSPDLYDVIARRRDVRTEFVGGPLDEDVLWRVLGAAHRAPSVGLTQPWDFVVVQDRAVRTRFAAHVEQQRRAFAAGLDAERARRFGPIAVQGILDAAAGIVVTSDPERGGPQVLGAATIPDTLLYSTCLAVQNLWLAATAEGWGVGWVSFYREPFLRGLLGIPAPLRPVAWLCVGPVSHLEEVPDLERHA, encoded by the coding sequence ATGTCCCCTGACCTGTACGACGTCATCGCCCGCCGGCGTGACGTCCGCACCGAGTTCGTCGGCGGCCCGCTGGACGAGGACGTCCTGTGGCGGGTGCTCGGCGCCGCCCACCGCGCCCCGAGCGTCGGGTTGACCCAGCCGTGGGACTTCGTGGTGGTGCAGGACCGCGCCGTGCGCACCCGGTTCGCCGCGCACGTCGAGCAGCAGCGCCGGGCGTTCGCCGCCGGGCTCGACGCCGAGCGGGCCCGGCGGTTCGGCCCGATCGCGGTGCAGGGGATCCTCGACGCGGCCGCCGGGATCGTCGTCACCTCCGATCCGGAGCGCGGCGGCCCGCAGGTCCTCGGCGCGGCGACGATCCCGGACACCCTCCTGTACTCGACGTGCCTGGCGGTGCAGAACCTCTGGCTGGCCGCGACGGCGGAGGGCTGGGGCGTCGGGTGGGTGTCGTTCTACCGCGAGCCGTTCCTGCGCGGGCTGCTCGGCATCCCGGCGCCGCTGCGGCCGGTGGCGTGGCTGTGCGTGGGGCCGGTGAGCCACCTGGAGGAGGTCCCCGACCTGGAGCGGCACGCGTAG
- a CDS encoding MarR family winged helix-turn-helix transcriptional regulator yields MTDDPLGAIERELMLIGRHHLSPVHTKVPGALDRSAYVVLSRLEAGGPLTARGIADALTLEISTVTRQVGAMRRAGLVERIPDPDGGPAHLLRPTGAGRRRLAADRAAYRGGIGRVLEDWSDHDRAQLRDVLRRLNEDIEARQAQPWPRPDRSAAPSAAGSTAGR; encoded by the coding sequence GTGACCGACGATCCGCTGGGCGCGATCGAGCGCGAGCTGATGCTCATCGGGCGCCATCACCTGTCCCCCGTCCACACGAAGGTGCCGGGCGCCCTCGACCGCTCGGCCTACGTCGTGCTGAGCCGGCTCGAGGCGGGCGGCCCGCTCACCGCCCGCGGCATCGCCGACGCGCTGACGCTGGAGATCTCCACCGTCACCCGCCAGGTCGGGGCGATGCGTCGCGCCGGGCTGGTCGAGCGGATCCCCGACCCCGACGGCGGCCCGGCCCACCTGCTGCGCCCCACCGGGGCAGGCCGGCGGCGGCTCGCGGCCGACCGCGCGGCCTACCGCGGCGGGATCGGGCGGGTCCTCGAGGACTGGTCCGACCACGACCGCGCCCAGCTCCGCGACGTCCTGCGCCGCCTCAACGAGGACATCGAGGCCCGCCAGGCGCAGCCGTGGCCGCGGCCGGACCGGAGCGCGGCCCCGTCCGCCGCGGGATCGACCGCCGGCCGCTGA
- a CDS encoding MFS transporter, producing the protein MKPRSPRLVVAALCSGGMLASFMQTLVIPLVPSLPRLLDASPADASWVVTITLLVAAVMMPVTGRLGDLYGKRRVILACFATLIVGSVVVAAGSALIPAIIGRGLQGAAMGIIPLGISMMRDVLPAERVGSAIALMSATLGVGGAIGLPVSAIVAENATWQALFWLSAALGAVCLAAVAVIVPESPVRAPGRFDVVGAIGLGIGLVSLLLGVVKGATWGWGSPLTVGVFATGVVVLLVWGRVQLRVRDPLVDLRVSGRRPVLLTNLASIVAGFAMFGTSLVFPQLLQAPAETGYGLGLTMLQAGLVMAPGGLMMMVMSPVSARLTAVRGPRTTLMTGLAVIAAGYLATTFLTGSVLAILLATVIISSGVGISYAAMPALIMGAVPVEQSAAGNGLNSLMRSVGTATSSAVTGVVLAGFTISAAGSVFPSEAGIMVALLISAGASLAGLVVTVFIPKPVRAPEPVPVG; encoded by the coding sequence GTGAAGCCTCGTTCCCCCCGGCTGGTCGTCGCGGCCCTGTGCTCGGGCGGGATGCTCGCGTCGTTCATGCAGACGCTGGTGATCCCGCTCGTCCCGAGCCTGCCCCGGCTGCTCGACGCCTCCCCGGCCGACGCGTCGTGGGTCGTCACGATCACCCTGCTGGTCGCCGCCGTGATGATGCCGGTCACCGGCCGCCTCGGTGACCTCTACGGCAAGCGCCGCGTGATCCTGGCCTGCTTCGCCACGCTGATCGTCGGCTCGGTGGTGGTGGCCGCGGGCAGCGCGCTGATCCCGGCGATCATCGGGCGCGGGCTGCAGGGCGCCGCCATGGGCATCATCCCGCTCGGGATCAGCATGATGCGCGACGTCCTGCCGGCCGAGCGCGTGGGCTCGGCGATCGCGCTGATGAGCGCCACGCTCGGCGTCGGCGGGGCGATCGGGCTCCCGGTGTCGGCGATCGTCGCCGAGAACGCGACCTGGCAGGCGCTGTTCTGGCTCTCCGCCGCGCTCGGCGCGGTGTGCCTGGCGGCCGTCGCCGTGATCGTGCCCGAGTCGCCGGTCCGCGCGCCCGGCCGCTTCGACGTCGTCGGCGCGATCGGGCTGGGGATCGGGCTGGTCAGCCTGCTGCTCGGGGTCGTGAAGGGCGCGACATGGGGCTGGGGGAGCCCGCTGACGGTGGGCGTGTTCGCCACCGGGGTCGTCGTGCTGCTGGTCTGGGGCCGGGTGCAGCTGCGCGTCCGCGACCCGCTCGTCGACCTGCGGGTGTCGGGGCGGCGCCCGGTGCTGCTGACCAACCTCGCCTCGATCGTCGCCGGGTTCGCGATGTTCGGCACGTCGCTGGTGTTCCCGCAGCTGCTCCAGGCGCCCGCGGAGACCGGCTACGGCCTGGGTCTGACGATGCTGCAGGCCGGACTGGTGATGGCCCCTGGCGGGCTGATGATGATGGTGATGTCGCCCGTCTCGGCCCGGCTCACGGCGGTGCGCGGGCCGCGCACCACGCTGATGACCGGACTGGCCGTGATCGCCGCGGGCTACCTCGCGACGACGTTCCTCACCGGCTCGGTGCTCGCGATCCTGCTCGCGACGGTGATCATCAGCAGCGGCGTCGGCATCTCCTACGCCGCGATGCCCGCGCTGATCATGGGGGCGGTCCCGGTCGAGCAGTCCGCGGCGGGCAACGGCCTCAACTCGCTGATGCGCTCGGTCGGCACGGCCACCTCCAGCGCGGTGACCGGCGTGGTGCTGGCCGGGTTCACGATCAGCGCGGCCGGCTCGGTGTTCCCGTCGGAGGCCGGGATCATGGTGGCGCTGCTCATCTCCGCGGGGGCGTCGCTGGCCGGCCTGGTCGTCACCGTGTTCATCCCGAAGCCCGTGCGCGCTCCGGAACCGGTGCCGGTCGGCTGA
- a CDS encoding alcohol dehydrogenase catalytic domain-containing protein codes for MKALVYHGPGNKAWEDVPDAVVQDPTDVVVRVDTTTICGTDLHILQGDVAAVTDGRILGHEAVGTVTAIGDAVKGFSVGDRVLVPAITKCGRCEYCQRGMPSHCQTVGGIGWIFGHLIDGTQAELVRVPYADTSLYLVPDSVTNEQAIFLADSLPTGYEVGVLAGNVRPGDTVAVVGAGAVGLSAILTTGLWGASKVIAVDSNKFRLEKALEFGATDAVEVGPGTVADVIALTDGLGVDVSIEAVGYPETLLTAASLVRPGGVIANIGVHGTPVELPMQDMWIQNVTITMGLVDTVSIPTLLKMVGSGRIPAEKMGTHSFTFDQMDEAYDVFKNAAANSALKVIITP; via the coding sequence ATGAAGGCACTCGTCTACCACGGTCCCGGCAACAAGGCCTGGGAGGACGTCCCGGACGCCGTCGTCCAGGACCCCACCGACGTGGTGGTCCGGGTGGACACCACGACGATCTGCGGCACCGACCTGCACATCCTGCAGGGCGACGTCGCCGCCGTGACCGACGGGCGCATCCTCGGCCACGAGGCGGTCGGCACCGTCACCGCGATCGGCGACGCGGTGAAGGGCTTCTCCGTCGGCGACCGCGTGCTGGTCCCGGCGATCACCAAGTGCGGGCGCTGCGAGTACTGCCAGCGCGGCATGCCGTCGCACTGCCAGACCGTCGGCGGCATCGGGTGGATCTTCGGCCACCTCATCGACGGCACGCAGGCCGAGCTCGTCCGCGTGCCCTACGCCGACACCTCGCTCTACCTCGTGCCCGACTCGGTCACCAACGAGCAGGCGATCTTCCTCGCCGACTCGCTGCCCACCGGCTACGAGGTCGGCGTGCTCGCGGGGAACGTCCGGCCCGGTGACACCGTCGCCGTCGTCGGCGCGGGGGCCGTCGGCCTGTCCGCGATCCTCACGACGGGCCTGTGGGGCGCGTCGAAGGTGATCGCGGTCGACTCCAACAAGTTCCGGCTGGAGAAGGCGCTCGAGTTCGGCGCGACCGACGCCGTCGAGGTCGGGCCGGGCACCGTCGCCGACGTCATCGCGCTCACCGACGGCCTCGGCGTCGACGTCTCGATCGAGGCGGTCGGCTACCCGGAGACGCTGCTGACGGCGGCGTCGCTGGTGCGGCCGGGCGGGGTGATCGCCAACATCGGCGTGCACGGCACCCCGGTGGAGCTGCCGATGCAGGACATGTGGATCCAGAACGTCACGATCACGATGGGGCTGGTCGACACCGTCTCGATCCCGACGCTGCTGAAGATGGTGGGCAGCGGGCGGATCCCGGCGGAGAAGATGGGCACCCACTCGTTCACCTTCGACCAGATGGACGAGGCCTACGACGTGTTCAAGAACGCCGCGGCCAACTCCGCCCTCAAGGTGATCATCACCCCGTAG
- a CDS encoding helix-turn-helix domain-containing protein yields the protein MATRAVEVEAARRAFVAGSTRVPGPDLVAPAVAASWERSRAHAVDPERITAHFLGHHRDVSRLVTCADDVLDAFTTGHPGAGCSVVLLDPAGVVRARRDCDRALARLLDAVLLVPGYGYGERAVGTTAASIALHDQADTALDGVEHFHTQLTCLAEAAAVVTDPRTGGTAGALTVLSHDTERTALALPLARMLADRVTEAMAGEPHRVTRAILDRFTAEHAAGGSWVLATDGDYVVTNGAARRLPSGDQRVLSDLLLASLVLADFTTQHVDLPSGRCAEIGVRPVHLAGTSVGCVLTGSPAGELAAPRPPESVRRQGSHVAPTTRRDYAQDLHTTRHDHAQARIRANRELLSPYLRARQEVVASIRQGRNHLLIGEPGVGKRTLLVEQFRAAYPTGRVVTVDGEAYAGDGDVPEPDLARSADGRPCLVLLRAMNLLTPVGARRLDEALRPLVALPEAPLVVGCVDTPAVDATRPYGLLLRHFHEVTRVPALRYRADEIGEIALAVLRRLSGRRALRLSLQVVRVLEGYAWPGNVSELEDVLRYVVARKPVGEIQARDLPQLCFQGRSRKMSMLEAAQCDAVIQALYECNGNRYRAAAMLGIARSSLYRKIDAFGISYIA from the coding sequence GTGGCGACGCGGGCGGTCGAGGTGGAGGCGGCGCGACGGGCCTTCGTCGCCGGCAGCACCCGCGTCCCCGGCCCCGATCTGGTCGCCCCGGCCGTCGCCGCGTCCTGGGAGCGCTCGCGCGCCCACGCCGTCGACCCCGAGCGGATCACCGCGCACTTCCTCGGCCACCACCGCGACGTCTCCCGGCTCGTCACCTGCGCCGACGACGTCCTCGACGCGTTCACCACCGGCCACCCCGGGGCGGGCTGCTCGGTCGTGCTGCTCGACCCGGCCGGGGTGGTGCGCGCCCGCCGCGACTGCGACCGCGCGCTGGCCCGGCTGCTCGACGCGGTGCTGCTGGTGCCCGGCTACGGCTACGGCGAGCGGGCCGTGGGCACCACGGCGGCCTCGATCGCGCTGCACGACCAGGCCGACACCGCCCTCGACGGGGTCGAGCACTTCCACACGCAGCTCACCTGCCTGGCCGAGGCCGCGGCCGTCGTCACCGACCCGCGCACCGGAGGCACGGCGGGTGCGCTGACGGTCCTGTCCCACGACACCGAGCGCACGGCGCTCGCGCTCCCGCTGGCCCGGATGCTCGCCGACCGCGTCACCGAGGCGATGGCGGGCGAGCCGCACCGGGTGACGCGCGCGATCCTCGACCGCTTCACCGCCGAGCACGCCGCGGGCGGGTCCTGGGTGCTGGCCACCGACGGCGACTACGTCGTCACCAACGGGGCCGCGCGCCGGCTCCCGTCCGGCGACCAGCGGGTGCTCAGCGACCTGCTGCTGGCCAGCCTGGTGCTCGCCGACTTCACCACCCAGCACGTCGACCTGCCGTCGGGGCGGTGCGCGGAGATCGGGGTGCGCCCGGTGCACCTGGCCGGGACGTCGGTGGGCTGCGTGCTGACCGGCTCCCCCGCGGGCGAGCTCGCGGCGCCCCGGCCGCCGGAGAGCGTGCGCCGCCAGGGGTCGCACGTGGCGCCGACCACCCGGCGCGACTACGCGCAGGACCTGCACACCACCCGTCACGACCACGCGCAGGCCCGCATCCGGGCCAACCGCGAGCTGCTCTCGCCGTACCTGCGGGCGCGCCAGGAGGTCGTCGCGAGCATCCGGCAGGGCCGCAACCACCTGCTCATCGGCGAGCCGGGCGTCGGCAAGCGCACGCTGCTCGTCGAGCAGTTCCGGGCGGCGTACCCGACGGGGCGGGTCGTCACCGTCGACGGCGAGGCGTACGCGGGCGACGGCGACGTCCCCGAGCCGGACCTGGCCCGCTCCGCCGACGGCCGCCCCTGCCTGGTGCTGCTGCGCGCGATGAACCTGCTCACCCCGGTCGGGGCGCGGCGGCTCGACGAGGCGCTGCGCCCGCTCGTCGCGCTGCCGGAGGCGCCGCTGGTCGTCGGCTGCGTCGACACCCCCGCCGTCGACGCGACCCGCCCGTACGGCCTGCTGCTGCGCCACTTCCACGAGGTCACGCGCGTGCCGGCGCTGCGCTACCGGGCCGACGAGATCGGCGAGATCGCGCTGGCGGTGCTGCGGCGGCTGTCCGGGCGGCGGGCGCTGCGGCTGAGCCTGCAGGTCGTCCGGGTGCTGGAGGGCTACGCCTGGCCGGGCAACGTCAGCGAGCTGGAGGACGTGCTGCGCTACGTGGTGGCGCGCAAGCCCGTCGGGGAGATCCAGGCCCGCGACCTGCCGCAGCTGTGCTTCCAGGGCCGCAGCCGGAAGATGTCGATGCTGGAGGCCGCGCAGTGCGACGCGGTGATCCAGGCGCTCTACGAGTGCAACGGCAACCGGTACCGGGCCGCGGCGATGCTGGGCATCGCCCGGTCCTCGCTCTACCGCAAGATCGACGCGTTCGGCATCAGCTACATCGCCTGA
- a CDS encoding peroxiredoxin — protein MTLSSGDRIPDATLMTMTPDGPAPVSSTDALGTGTVVLFAVPGAFTPACSDHHLPGYVLRADELRAKGVDTVACIAVNDAFVLGAWGESVGNDGKVLMLGDGNAEFATAAGLELDGTGFGLGTRSQRYAAILRDGVVSDLFVEPVPTEVTGSSVESVLEKL, from the coding sequence GTGACGCTGTCCAGCGGCGACCGCATTCCCGACGCGACCCTCATGACCATGACCCCCGACGGCCCCGCCCCGGTCAGCAGCACGGACGCGCTGGGCACCGGCACGGTCGTGCTGTTCGCCGTGCCCGGAGCGTTCACGCCGGCCTGCTCCGACCACCACCTCCCCGGCTACGTCCTGCGGGCCGACGAGCTGCGGGCCAAGGGCGTCGACACCGTCGCCTGCATCGCCGTCAACGACGCCTTCGTGCTCGGCGCGTGGGGCGAGTCGGTCGGCAACGACGGCAAGGTCCTCATGCTCGGTGACGGCAACGCGGAGTTCGCCACCGCCGCCGGCCTGGAGCTCGACGGCACCGGCTTCGGCCTCGGCACCCGCTCGCAGCGCTACGCCGCGATCCTGCGCGACGGCGTCGTCAGCGACCTGTTCGTCGAGCCCGTGCCCACCGAGGTGACCGGCAGCTCGGTGGAGTCGGTGCTCGAGAAGCTCTGA
- a CDS encoding HNH endonuclease, whose protein sequence is MSTARSEPPTEAALVERIALLEERKAAIAAEQSEAVLAFAIAHAESQTAAGDVDPEALERSIAAQVGLACRVSPTEGRRRVRIARDLHAGHTRVRELFAAGRLSEYQTATIVAATAHLSPAERAEVDQELADRRVEALGVRRIHDLTRSLAAQVAPEKFTARCRAARTGRRVSVRPAADGMADLTAHLPVEEAVACYAALAAAVNEVAVRPEPVTRGRGQILADTLVERLTGQATARDVNIEIQVLVPVEALIDPDSPLPAQIAGHGPVPVELLTTGGGRRTWRRLITRDGVVIGGDSRSRLFTGRLAALIRARDGHRCREPYCDAPIRHIDHIRRWKDGGRTEFTNGRGLCAFHNHVRETAGWTVEIADGVVTTTTPTGAEHLSRICPGRPRRSEVRRSTDAARWRSRTRRHAGWTSAGGHDRTVRARRRPQPAP, encoded by the coding sequence ATGTCCACCGCCCGTTCTGAACCGCCGACCGAGGCGGCGCTCGTCGAACGGATCGCGCTGCTCGAAGAACGGAAAGCGGCCATCGCCGCCGAACAGTCCGAGGCCGTTCTGGCATTCGCGATTGCACACGCCGAATCGCAGACCGCGGCCGGTGACGTCGACCCAGAGGCACTGGAACGCAGCATCGCCGCCCAGGTCGGGTTGGCCTGCCGGGTGTCGCCCACCGAAGGTCGACGCCGGGTCCGGATCGCGCGGGACCTGCACGCCGGGCACACGCGGGTCCGGGAACTCTTCGCCGCCGGACGGCTCAGCGAGTACCAGACCGCGACCATCGTCGCGGCCACCGCGCACCTCTCACCCGCCGAGCGGGCCGAGGTCGATCAGGAGCTGGCCGATCGCCGGGTCGAGGCCCTCGGCGTGCGCCGGATCCACGACCTCACCCGGTCCCTCGCCGCCCAGGTCGCCCCGGAGAAGTTCACCGCCCGCTGCCGGGCCGCCCGCACCGGCCGCCGGGTGTCGGTCCGCCCCGCCGCCGACGGGATGGCCGATCTGACCGCCCACCTGCCCGTCGAGGAGGCCGTGGCCTGCTACGCCGCCCTCGCCGCCGCGGTGAACGAGGTGGCGGTGCGGCCCGAACCGGTCACCCGGGGGCGCGGTCAGATCCTGGCCGACACCCTCGTCGAACGCCTCACCGGACAGGCCACCGCCCGGGACGTGAACATCGAGATCCAGGTGCTGGTCCCGGTCGAGGCTCTGATCGATCCGGACAGCCCGCTGCCCGCGCAGATCGCCGGCCACGGCCCCGTCCCGGTCGAGCTCCTCACCACCGGCGGTGGCCGGAGGACCTGGCGACGGCTGATCACCCGCGACGGAGTGGTGATCGGCGGGGACTCCCGCAGCCGCCTGTTCACCGGGCGGTTGGCCGCGTTGATCCGGGCCCGGGACGGGCATCGCTGCCGTGAACCGTACTGCGACGCCCCGATCCGCCACATCGACCACATCCGCCGCTGGAAAGACGGTGGCCGCACCGAGTTCACCAATGGACGCGGATTGTGCGCATTCCACAACCACGTCCGGGAAACCGCGGGATGGACCGTCGAGATCGCCGACGGAGTGGTCACGACGACGACGCCCACCGGTGCGGAGCACCTCTCCCGGATCTGTCCCGGGAGACCTCGTCGATCGGAGGTGCGCAGGAGCACCGACGCCGCCCGGTGGCGTTCACGGACACGACGTCACGCCGGGTGGACGAGCGCGGGCGGGCACGACCGGACGGTCCGGGCACGCCGCCGACCCCAGCCGGCTCCTTGA
- a CDS encoding cobalt-precorrin-6A reductase — MDRTVLVLGGTAEARRLASGLVGEPGVHVVTSLAGRVRQPLLPEGEVRVGGFGGPDALAAWLGEHGVVAVVDATHPFAARISANAAAATAAAGVPLVVLRRPGWVPEPGWTVVGSLDAAAAALPGLGERVFLTTGRGGLAAFADSDLWFLVRSIDAPTPPAPRRMETVLARGPFTVADERDLLRAHAIDVLVTKDSGGPAAKLEAARAEGVPVLVVARPPVPAEVEVVETVAGARSWVRDTVARCAPSTSSASARAIPST, encoded by the coding sequence GTGGACCGCACCGTGCTCGTCCTCGGCGGCACGGCCGAGGCGCGCCGGCTGGCCTCCGGGCTGGTCGGCGAGCCGGGGGTGCATGTCGTCACGTCGCTGGCCGGGCGGGTCCGGCAGCCGCTGCTCCCGGAGGGGGAGGTCCGGGTCGGCGGGTTCGGCGGGCCCGACGCCCTCGCGGCCTGGCTGGGGGAGCACGGGGTCGTCGCCGTCGTCGACGCCACCCATCCGTTCGCGGCGCGGATCAGCGCGAACGCGGCCGCGGCGACGGCCGCGGCCGGGGTGCCGCTGGTCGTGCTGCGCCGACCCGGATGGGTGCCGGAGCCGGGGTGGACCGTCGTCGGCTCGCTCGACGCGGCCGCGGCCGCGCTCCCGGGCCTGGGGGAGCGGGTGTTCCTGACGACCGGCCGCGGCGGGCTCGCCGCGTTCGCCGACTCGGACCTGTGGTTCCTCGTCCGCTCGATCGACGCGCCCACCCCGCCCGCGCCGCGCCGGATGGAGACGGTGCTCGCCCGCGGCCCGTTCACCGTCGCCGACGAGCGCGACCTGCTGCGCGCCCACGCGATCGACGTGCTCGTCACCAAGGACAGCGGCGGGCCCGCGGCCAAGCTGGAGGCCGCCCGCGCGGAGGGGGTGCCGGTGCTCGTGGTCGCCCGCCCGCCCGTCCCGGCCGAGGTCGAGGTGGTCGAGACCGTGGCCGGGGCCCGGAGCTGGGTGCGGGATACCGTCGCCCGGTGCGCACCGTCTACGTCATCGGCATCGGCGCGGGCGATCCCGAGCACCTGA
- the cobF gene encoding precorrin-6A synthase (deacetylating) gives MRTVYVIGIGAGDPEHLTLAAVSAMNRVDVFFTIDKGEAKSDLAGLRAELLERHVARPHRVVVAPDPPRDRRAAAYTDAVVDWQGRREAVYAEMIEAELPGDGVGGFLVWGDPALYDGTLRILEAIAERTPLEIVSVPGISSVQVLAARHRLILNRVGSPFLVTTGRRLAAGGMPADVDDVVVMLDSGNAFAALPDRDLDIYWGAYLGTSDEVLVRGDLHAVRDRIVALFAEHRARKGWIMDTYLLRRRLPAG, from the coding sequence GTGCGCACCGTCTACGTCATCGGCATCGGCGCGGGCGATCCCGAGCACCTGACCCTGGCCGCCGTCTCCGCGATGAACCGCGTCGACGTGTTCTTCACGATCGACAAGGGCGAGGCGAAGTCCGATCTCGCGGGCCTGCGGGCGGAGCTGCTGGAGCGCCACGTCGCCCGTCCGCACCGGGTCGTGGTCGCCCCGGACCCGCCCCGGGACCGGCGGGCGGCCGCGTACACCGACGCGGTCGTCGACTGGCAGGGCCGCCGCGAGGCCGTCTACGCGGAGATGATCGAGGCCGAGCTGCCCGGTGACGGCGTCGGCGGCTTCCTCGTCTGGGGCGACCCCGCGCTCTACGACGGCACGCTGCGCATCCTGGAGGCCATCGCGGAGCGCACCCCGCTGGAGATCGTGTCGGTCCCCGGGATCAGCAGCGTGCAGGTGCTCGCGGCCCGGCACCGGCTGATCCTCAACCGCGTCGGCTCGCCGTTCCTGGTGACGACGGGGCGTCGGCTCGCCGCCGGGGGCATGCCCGCCGACGTCGACGACGTGGTGGTCATGCTCGACAGCGGCAACGCGTTCGCCGCCCTGCCCGACCGCGACCTCGACATCTACTGGGGCGCCTACCTCGGCACCTCCGACGAGGTGCTCGTCCGCGGCGACCTGCACGCGGTGCGGGACCGGATCGTCGCCCTGTTCGCGGAGCACCGCGCCCGCAAGGGCTGGATCATGGACACCTACCTGCTGCGCCGCCGCCTCCCCGCGGGGTGA